The following coding sequences lie in one Streptomyces lydicus genomic window:
- a CDS encoding DUF6233 domain-containing protein — translation MTTPSDDTARPVPVRVVLPADPVLEHPQQEVVARLWKRRQTDAGWFYLVGLPSYRQGADGGVEAAEYRVWVRAPEHVRPVEGVDYELVDTERLEPPPSVVREVLGERRPAGWVLRKVGGSRGRAGGVLHAPDCEEAPQGAPLLDLDSALNVAASPAARLCTLCGCAQELTPMLHGFDHLGGS, via the coding sequence GTGACGACGCCCTCCGACGATACTGCAAGGCCGGTCCCGGTCCGGGTGGTGCTGCCCGCCGATCCGGTCCTGGAGCATCCGCAGCAGGAGGTCGTCGCGCGGCTGTGGAAACGGCGGCAGACGGACGCGGGCTGGTTCTATCTCGTGGGCCTGCCGTCGTACCGGCAGGGCGCGGACGGAGGTGTGGAGGCGGCAGAGTACCGGGTGTGGGTGCGGGCTCCGGAGCACGTGCGGCCGGTCGAAGGCGTTGACTACGAGCTGGTCGACACCGAGCGCCTGGAGCCGCCGCCGTCCGTGGTCCGCGAGGTGCTCGGGGAGCGGCGGCCCGCTGGCTGGGTTTTGCGGAAGGTGGGCGGCAGCCGCGGCCGGGCTGGCGGTGTCCTGCATGCGCCGGACTGTGAGGAGGCCCCGCAGGGCGCGCCGCTGCTCGACCTGGACAGTGCCCTGAACGTCGCGGCGAGCCCGGCGGCGCGTTTGTGCACGCTGTGCGGCTGCGCGCAGGAGCTGACCCCGATGTTGCATGGCTTCGACCACCTCGGCGGCTCCTGA
- a CDS encoding methyltransferase domain-containing protein: METYARHLFAPDRLWTWDGEAYVCVDRAADLKAWADLVYAEPADSTITQVVGGLPTSSLSCEEVVADMLDSLMLNVGQSTLELGAATGRNARLLAERAGPGLVTSVECDPQLAAAAAANLEATGGGVEVVTGDGAAGAPHRGQFQRVISTFAVEEVPWAWVEQTVPGGRIVTPWGRLGHVALTVAPDGQSATGWVQGLATFMPVRGTDQGLEWDQVRGSRPPAVEEPFTWELQKLHQDSSLLFALRVIAPDIRVRTRADEGTVTTWLHDGCTSWALIVSGEDGGSAVARQGGPRRLAAELEAAWHGWTTVGTPSLYDFGMTRTRDEQYIWAFDPESGPRWSTSDSRSLRAA, translated from the coding sequence ATGGAGACCTACGCGCGCCACCTCTTCGCTCCGGACCGGCTGTGGACCTGGGACGGGGAGGCATACGTCTGCGTCGACCGGGCTGCCGATCTCAAGGCATGGGCGGATCTTGTCTACGCGGAGCCCGCTGACTCCACCATCACGCAGGTGGTCGGCGGTCTTCCCACCTCCAGCCTGAGCTGCGAGGAAGTCGTGGCCGACATGCTGGACTCGCTGATGCTGAATGTGGGCCAGTCCACGCTGGAGCTGGGGGCCGCGACCGGCCGCAACGCCCGGCTCCTGGCAGAGCGGGCCGGGCCGGGCCTGGTCACCAGTGTGGAGTGCGACCCTCAGCTGGCGGCCGCGGCCGCCGCCAACCTCGAGGCGACCGGAGGCGGCGTGGAGGTCGTCACCGGCGACGGCGCGGCAGGCGCTCCCCATCGGGGGCAGTTTCAGCGGGTCATCTCCACGTTCGCCGTTGAGGAGGTTCCCTGGGCGTGGGTGGAGCAGACCGTCCCGGGCGGCCGGATCGTCACGCCCTGGGGTCGGCTGGGGCATGTGGCCCTGACGGTCGCACCGGACGGGCAATCGGCAACCGGTTGGGTCCAGGGGCTGGCCACTTTCATGCCGGTCCGCGGCACCGACCAGGGGCTGGAATGGGACCAGGTCCGCGGCAGCCGTCCGCCGGCCGTCGAGGAGCCGTTCACTTGGGAGTTGCAGAAGCTGCACCAGGACTCCAGCCTGCTCTTCGCGCTGCGCGTCATCGCCCCCGACATCCGCGTCCGCACGAGGGCCGACGAGGGGACGGTCACCACCTGGCTGCACGACGGCTGCACGTCCTGGGCACTGATCGTCTCCGGCGAGGACGGCGGCTCGGCCGTTGCTCGGCAGGGCGGGCCGCGTCGTCTGGCCGCCGAGTTGGAAGCGGCCTGGCATGGATGGACAACCGTCGGCACGCCGTCGCTGTATGACTTTGGCATGACACGTACCCGGGACGAGCAGTACATCTGGGCCTTTGACCCCGAAAGCGGACCTCGCTGGTCGACCAGCGACAGCCGATCGCTCCGGGCTGCGTAA